Proteins from a genomic interval of Vreelandella profundi:
- a CDS encoding ABC transporter permease, translating into MMAAIKTDKLRRFKNLEFILGVLLFGGIGLAVIFSGWLFPGGGSELNLAYRLTPPLTEAGFPFGTDPLGRDVLARVIIGGEISLKVGVYSALGAVVIGIIMGLISGYYGGFVDMIVMRFADVQLALPFILLAITFIAVIGGGLTNMIILLIISQWVQYARLVRGSVLSLRDREFILAAKAIGVKDIRILFQHLLPNLIGPVIVLMTLNVANNILLESSLTFLGLGVDPVIPSWGGMLAEGRTYLQTAWWVSVFPGLAILLTVLGLNLLGDWLRDALDPTGRTSL; encoded by the coding sequence ATGATGGCTGCTATCAAAACCGATAAATTAAGACGTTTTAAAAACCTAGAGTTTATTCTCGGTGTGCTGCTATTTGGTGGTATTGGCCTGGCGGTCATTTTCTCCGGCTGGCTGTTCCCGGGCGGCGGCTCGGAGTTAAATTTAGCCTATCGCTTAACGCCGCCGTTAACAGAGGCTGGCTTTCCCTTCGGCACGGACCCGCTAGGTCGAGATGTGCTGGCGCGGGTCATTATTGGCGGAGAAATCTCGCTGAAAGTCGGGGTGTACTCTGCACTCGGTGCGGTGGTTATCGGCATTATTATGGGCTTAATATCCGGCTACTACGGCGGGTTTGTCGACATGATTGTCATGCGCTTTGCCGATGTACAGCTCGCGCTGCCTTTCATTCTACTGGCGATTACCTTCATTGCGGTGATTGGTGGTGGCCTGACCAACATGATCATCTTGCTGATTATTTCCCAGTGGGTGCAGTACGCGCGCCTAGTTCGGGGGTCGGTGCTTTCGCTACGAGACCGCGAGTTTATCCTGGCGGCCAAAGCGATCGGGGTAAAAGATATCCGCATTCTCTTCCAGCACCTGCTGCCCAATTTGATTGGCCCCGTCATCGTGCTGATGACCCTTAACGTGGCGAATAACATTTTGCTGGAAAGCAGCCTGACCTTTTTAGGGCTAGGCGTGGACCCCGTTATTCCTAGCTGGGGCGGCATGTTGGCGGAAGGGCGCACTTATCTACAAACGGCGTGGTGGGTTAGCGTGTTTCCTGGCCTAGCTATTTTGTTAACCGTGCTCGGGCTTAACTTGCTCGGCGACTGGCTGCGCGATGCGCTTGATCCCACCGGACGTACCTCGTTATGA
- a CDS encoding 4-carboxy-4-hydroxy-2-oxoadipate aldolase/oxaloacetate decarboxylase, producing the protein MINKHIASQLSQFGSASIYEAQGAIGALDSGIKPLSDSMQVYGPAFTVDIHPGDNLMLHYALLHIQPGDVLVVDAKRFIEAGPWGDILTEQAITKGVAGLIINGSVRDAQAIKTLGFPVFCRGLSIKGTAKKQSGKINVPICIGDAVINPGDYIFGDEDGVVAVSPQNLAAVLQATQERENTEAIYREEIKQGSNTVDLLGLRDTLIKLNLA; encoded by the coding sequence ATGATAAATAAGCATATCGCTTCACAACTCAGTCAGTTTGGTAGCGCATCTATTTATGAAGCACAGGGCGCCATAGGAGCACTCGACAGTGGTATCAAACCCCTCAGCGACTCAATGCAAGTATATGGGCCAGCATTCACGGTAGATATACATCCTGGCGATAACCTCATGCTGCATTATGCCCTACTGCATATTCAGCCAGGTGATGTATTAGTCGTGGATGCAAAACGCTTTATTGAAGCAGGCCCATGGGGGGATATCCTCACGGAGCAAGCGATCACTAAAGGCGTTGCAGGCCTTATCATTAATGGTTCCGTTAGAGATGCCCAGGCAATAAAAACACTTGGATTTCCTGTTTTCTGTCGCGGCTTAAGCATCAAAGGGACAGCAAAAAAACAGTCTGGCAAAATCAATGTACCTATTTGTATTGGTGATGCGGTTATTAACCCAGGTGATTATATTTTTGGCGATGAAGATGGGGTCGTGGCGGTTTCGCCACAGAACCTAGCAGCGGTGCTTCAAGCAACCCAAGAGCGCGAAAACACTGAAGCAATATACCGTGAAGAAATAAAGCAAGGGAGCAACACCGTAGACCTACTAGGACTAAGAGACAC
- a CDS encoding LysR family transcriptional regulator, whose translation MNLRQMLYFCEVVDAGGGSAAAKRLFIAPTAISAQLALLEQNLGGELFDRTTRPMQLTSLGKFFYPRAKELLNQASRLEQESKQVASGSGGWLGIGFIRSTLFSLLPSVIKNYRVQHPEVHLDLVEILSEYQEERLRQHRIDVGIARFIGMFERHADMDYEVIINDPFMVALPIDHPLAKQDIFPIRAFNQIPFILYPKDARSPFGQKILSHLEEKGVRPSVTHDAIEIHTALALVGAGLGGTLVSGSIALNNRRDVVFLPVDGIEISTTLVAVTRKGEENPLSDNFISMLISNAEEEMH comes from the coding sequence ATGAATCTACGGCAAATGCTTTATTTCTGTGAAGTAGTCGATGCGGGCGGCGGCAGTGCTGCCGCAAAGCGGCTTTTTATCGCGCCGACAGCGATCAGCGCTCAGCTCGCTCTCTTGGAACAGAATCTGGGAGGCGAGCTATTTGACCGCACAACTCGTCCCATGCAACTCACATCGCTTGGGAAGTTTTTTTATCCACGTGCAAAAGAGCTGTTAAATCAGGCCTCTCGACTGGAGCAAGAATCCAAGCAGGTAGCCAGTGGCAGTGGCGGCTGGCTGGGGATAGGATTTATTCGCTCCACACTTTTTTCCTTGCTACCCAGTGTGATTAAGAATTATCGAGTGCAGCATCCAGAGGTTCATCTGGACCTTGTTGAGATATTGTCGGAATATCAGGAAGAAAGATTAAGACAGCACCGCATTGATGTAGGAATTGCTCGATTTATCGGTATGTTTGAGCGCCATGCTGATATGGATTATGAAGTAATAATCAACGATCCATTTATGGTTGCCTTACCTATTGATCATCCACTTGCTAAGCAGGACATCTTTCCTATTCGAGCATTTAATCAAATTCCTTTTATTCTTTATCCTAAGGATGCTCGAAGCCCTTTTGGGCAAAAAATTCTTTCACATCTTGAAGAAAAAGGAGTACGTCCTTCTGTTACACATGATGCGATTGAAATTCATACAGCATTGGCACTGGTAGGTGCAGGGTTGGGAGGAACACTGGTAAGTGGTTCAATTGCACTTAACAATCGAAGAGATGTTGTATTTCTACCTGTCGATGGTATTGAAATCAGCACAACGCTTGTAGCCGTCACGCGAAAGGGTGAAGAGAATCCCCTGTCAGATAACTTTATCAGTATGCTGATTAGTAATGCTGAGGAAGAGATGCACTGA
- a CDS encoding peptidase M14 has protein sequence MNRPNSAQVTTLLERSFPRTTRALLEKYATPAYQGYLLEAWVFDDEAERQRTQAAFKAAGVSACLRSAYKPLVHFFLEELSWVSLTSLVIEYPVLEHSPRRFLLEAYPLAALLPKDVTLRWEGVETSATHYSVKVERSSGNQETYRVAAPNRYHQDHVGEDQYSPCGWLRLTSPQGEMSESVIETDYEALYQAAMSTLASARWQSASPYFEELNFTVHLPSSDRRLAWDDEHISLSEALHEELYFSTLEYFQRQAGLALGDRSIQPGQIVPEVSTQGETAYLRVSLQPLDSSPSPRAAVALDTASQAIGADQIKQTLAALGGQALYATTRAGRAVEARYVVGSDRAVMISAGQHANETSGVVGALRAAEQLGAQPHAHFVISPLENPDGYALQNRLIATQPRHMHHAARYTAFGNDLQSQPLGQPFEHAIREQAFAASAAGLHVNLHGYPAHEWTRPLTGYVPRGFEMWTIPKGFFLILRHQPGWERAAMQLVEAVTQALAQVPGLVELNATQIALFETHAGALTFPVLNGFPYLMLEDADQLTPLMLITEYPDETVTGDAFVQAHTAQMATVVAAYKAFQTLALND, from the coding sequence ATGAATAGGCCCAATAGCGCCCAGGTAACGACGCTGCTTGAGCGCTCTTTTCCCCGTACCACGCGTGCCTTGCTGGAAAAATACGCCACGCCAGCCTATCAAGGCTATTTGCTTGAGGCCTGGGTATTCGATGATGAAGCCGAGCGCCAACGTACGCAGGCTGCTTTCAAAGCGGCCGGGGTCAGCGCTTGTCTACGTAGTGCCTACAAGCCGCTAGTGCACTTCTTTTTGGAAGAGCTTAGCTGGGTATCACTGACGTCACTGGTGATTGAGTATCCGGTGTTGGAACACTCGCCGCGTCGATTCCTTCTTGAAGCTTATCCGCTTGCCGCACTGCTTCCAAAAGACGTTACGTTACGCTGGGAGGGCGTTGAGACATCGGCGACCCACTACAGCGTTAAGGTGGAACGCAGCTCAGGTAATCAGGAAACGTATCGTGTCGCCGCGCCCAACCGATATCATCAAGATCATGTTGGCGAAGACCAGTATTCACCCTGCGGTTGGCTGCGGCTAACCTCGCCTCAGGGCGAAATGAGTGAATCGGTGATTGAGACAGACTACGAAGCGCTCTATCAGGCGGCGATGTCGACGCTAGCGTCAGCGCGGTGGCAGAGCGCATCGCCGTATTTTGAGGAGCTCAATTTTACGGTGCATTTGCCCAGCAGCGACCGTCGCTTGGCGTGGGACGATGAGCATATTAGCCTCAGCGAAGCGCTCCACGAAGAGCTGTATTTCTCTACTCTGGAGTATTTTCAGCGTCAAGCGGGCCTGGCATTGGGAGATCGTTCGATTCAACCGGGCCAGATTGTGCCGGAAGTGTCGACCCAAGGTGAAACTGCCTACTTGCGAGTGAGCCTACAACCCCTGGACTCATCGCCGTCGCCACGTGCCGCCGTGGCGCTAGATACTGCTTCGCAGGCTATTGGCGCTGATCAGATCAAGCAGACGCTGGCCGCGCTGGGTGGCCAGGCGCTGTATGCCACCACCCGCGCGGGCAGAGCGGTAGAAGCGCGCTATGTCGTCGGCAGTGACCGTGCCGTGATGATCAGTGCTGGGCAGCACGCCAACGAAACATCGGGTGTTGTCGGGGCATTGCGTGCGGCTGAGCAGCTTGGCGCGCAGCCGCACGCACACTTTGTTATTTCTCCTTTAGAGAACCCTGACGGCTACGCCCTGCAGAATCGGCTCATCGCCACGCAGCCGCGTCATATGCATCATGCCGCGCGCTATACCGCCTTTGGTAATGACTTACAGAGCCAGCCGCTAGGTCAGCCTTTCGAACATGCCATTCGCGAACAGGCTTTTGCGGCCAGCGCTGCCGGGCTGCATGTTAATCTGCATGGCTATCCGGCTCATGAATGGACGCGACCATTAACGGGCTACGTGCCCCGTGGCTTTGAAATGTGGACGATTCCTAAGGGATTCTTTTTGATTCTTCGCCACCAGCCAGGATGGGAAAGGGCGGCGATGCAGTTAGTCGAAGCCGTTACTCAGGCGCTTGCGCAAGTGCCGGGGCTTGTCGAGCTTAATGCCACGCAAATCGCGCTGTTTGAAACCCATGCGGGCGCGCTCACGTTTCCGGTGCTGAATGGCTTTCCTTATCTCATGTTGGAAGATGCTGATCAGTTAACACCATTAATGCTGATTACCGAATATCCGGACGAGACCGTAACCGGCGATGCATTTGTGCAAGCGCATACCGCCCAAATGGCAACGGTAGTGGCGGCCTATAAAGCTTTCCAAACACTCGCATTGAACGACTAA
- a CDS encoding ABC transporter permease, whose product MAKFLLYRILQAIFVVIAVTLIVSFAIRLTGDPAVMLAQGAGSITEADLVKIREALGLNQSFLAQYLEFLRGLLVGDFGRSFMGGTPVSDLIGRALPATLALAFVSLLLSIVISIPLGIKAAVSRGKWPDQMIRIFSLIGLSFPNFWLAIMLVLLFSITFNLLPPSGMEGIASFIMPAATMAIILTATNVRLVRTTMLDTLRSQYIMVARAKGLSNNVVLYKHALRNCSIPLITYFGLQFGGLLGGIVVVERVFNWPGLGTLAFEAVSSRDYPVLQGVITVLSLMIISINLIVDIAYGLVDPRVRKE is encoded by the coding sequence GTGGCAAAGTTTCTTTTATATCGAATACTGCAGGCTATTTTCGTGGTGATTGCCGTTACGCTAATCGTGTCTTTTGCGATTCGGCTTACCGGCGATCCGGCGGTGATGCTAGCGCAGGGCGCGGGCAGTATTACCGAGGCAGATCTGGTAAAAATTCGTGAAGCATTAGGCTTGAATCAATCATTTCTGGCGCAGTATCTGGAGTTCTTGCGTGGCTTATTAGTGGGCGATTTTGGCCGCAGCTTTATGGGTGGCACCCCGGTAAGTGACCTCATTGGGCGTGCTTTACCTGCAACCCTCGCGCTAGCCTTCGTTTCACTGCTGTTGTCTATTGTGATCTCAATTCCGTTAGGCATTAAAGCGGCCGTATCGCGAGGCAAGTGGCCGGATCAAATGATTAGGATTTTTTCCCTGATAGGGCTCTCTTTTCCTAACTTTTGGCTAGCCATCATGCTGGTGCTGCTCTTCTCGATTACCTTCAATCTATTGCCGCCCAGCGGTATGGAGGGTATCGCTAGCTTTATTATGCCCGCTGCCACCATGGCGATCATTCTGACCGCTACTAACGTACGCCTAGTGCGAACGACCATGCTGGATACGCTGCGCTCGCAATACATTATGGTGGCGCGTGCCAAAGGGCTTTCTAATAACGTAGTGCTCTACAAGCATGCGCTACGCAACTGCTCTATCCCGTTGATTACTTATTTCGGTTTGCAGTTTGGCGGGCTGCTGGGCGGTATTGTCGTGGTGGAACGAGTCTTCAACTGGCCGGGGTTGGGCACGCTTGCCTTCGAAGCGGTGTCGTCGCGTGACTATCCCGTCTTACAAGGTGTTATTACGGTGCTCTCATTAATGATCATCTCTATCAATCTGATCGTTGATATCGCTTATGGCTTGGTCGACCCCAGAGTACGCAAGGAATAA
- a CDS encoding GIY-YIG nuclease family protein, translated as MNSGIVEPQKAGTQWYLYLLECQRGTYTGITNNLAKRYQAHCLGKGARYTRANPPLALLGAEPFEDRAAASRAEYQLKQQTASQKRRWAKQWPCQLDAD; from the coding sequence GTGAATAGTGGCATCGTTGAGCCTCAGAAAGCCGGTACTCAGTGGTATCTGTATTTACTTGAGTGCCAGCGCGGCACCTATACCGGGATTACCAACAACCTAGCGAAGCGCTATCAGGCGCATTGCCTGGGTAAAGGGGCGCGCTACACGCGGGCGAACCCACCCCTTGCGCTATTAGGCGCTGAGCCTTTTGAGGATCGCGCCGCCGCTAGCCGGGCTGAATACCAGTTAAAACAGCAAACAGCGAGCCAGAAACGCCGCTGGGCCAAACAGTGGCCGTGTCAATTAGATGCCGATTAA
- a CDS encoding histone deacetylase family protein encodes MLTFYSEKSRLRQARTELHDGALVTPFECPERLDLVLKQLRQSGLGDICTPNDYGLAPVLAVHDERYVTFLANCWKEWGAAGHEGEAIPNIWPARSMRGDRIPRSISGQLGYYALAAETSISEGTFEAAMASKDVALGAVEHTLQTGEPSFGLCRPPGHHAAYDQFGGYCFFNNAAVAAQRALDAGKRRVAILDVDFHHGNGTQQIFYSRDDVLFISLHGDPEVTFPYYLGYADEQGEGNGKGFNVNYPMPPGTSVATWMATLEVALAQIKAAECDCLIVSLGVDIFEGDPISAFTFASADFIALGKRLAQAGLPSVFLMEGGYAVDAIGVNVVNVLQGFEQGLPQDSTTDKV; translated from the coding sequence ATGCTGACGTTTTACTCAGAAAAAAGCCGTTTGCGCCAAGCGCGTACCGAGTTACATGATGGCGCGTTGGTCACGCCATTCGAGTGCCCTGAACGCCTTGATCTCGTGCTTAAACAACTTCGTCAATCTGGCCTTGGCGATATTTGCACGCCCAACGACTATGGCCTGGCGCCGGTGCTGGCGGTGCATGACGAGCGCTACGTTACGTTTTTAGCTAACTGTTGGAAAGAGTGGGGAGCGGCAGGGCACGAAGGTGAGGCGATTCCCAATATTTGGCCGGCGCGCAGCATGCGCGGTGACCGCATTCCGCGCTCTATTAGTGGTCAGCTAGGCTACTACGCGCTGGCGGCGGAAACGTCGATTTCTGAAGGTACCTTTGAAGCCGCCATGGCAAGCAAAGATGTGGCGCTCGGCGCAGTGGAACACACGCTGCAAACCGGTGAGCCAAGCTTTGGACTATGCCGGCCGCCCGGCCATCACGCCGCTTATGATCAGTTCGGTGGCTACTGCTTTTTCAATAATGCCGCGGTTGCTGCCCAACGAGCGCTGGATGCAGGCAAACGCCGCGTTGCGATTCTGGACGTTGATTTTCACCACGGCAACGGCACTCAGCAAATCTTCTATAGTCGCGACGATGTGCTGTTTATATCGCTGCATGGCGATCCGGAGGTCACCTTTCCCTATTACTTGGGCTACGCTGATGAGCAAGGCGAAGGTAATGGCAAAGGCTTTAACGTCAATTATCCGATGCCCCCAGGCACCAGCGTCGCCACTTGGATGGCGACCTTGGAAGTGGCATTGGCGCAGATTAAGGCCGCTGAATGCGATTGCCTGATTGTGTCATTGGGGGTCGATATTTTTGAGGGCGACCCGATTAGTGCCTTCACCTTTGCGAGCGCCGATTTTATCGCGCTAGGTAAACGCCTCGCGCAGGCAGGCCTGCCCAGCGTGTTTCTGATGGAAGGGGGCTATGCGGTGGATGCAATCGGTGTCAATGTAGTCAATGTGTTACAAGGTTTTGAACAAGGCCTTCCACAGGATTCAACAACGGACAAAGTTTAA
- a CDS encoding YchJ family protein: MTLTTPKTCPCGNDLTLDSCCGRYHHGDTAPTPEALMRSRYAAFALGLSDYLLTTWHASTRPNSLPPDPDTEWKALTIVAAEPPLANAGYVHFRAFFYERRRERGRWHVLEEVSRFTHEEQRWWYVDGTPTLTRLKPRRNDPCLCGSGRKLKVCCGE; this comes from the coding sequence ATGACCTTAACGACCCCTAAAACGTGCCCCTGTGGTAACGATTTAACGCTGGATAGCTGCTGTGGCCGCTATCATCACGGCGACACAGCGCCTACTCCTGAGGCGTTGATGCGCTCTCGCTATGCCGCCTTTGCGCTAGGGCTTAGCGACTATTTACTCACGACATGGCACGCATCGACGCGGCCAAACAGCCTGCCGCCTGACCCCGATACCGAGTGGAAAGCGCTTACTATTGTGGCCGCTGAGCCGCCGCTCGCGAACGCCGGTTACGTGCATTTTCGCGCCTTTTTTTATGAACGAAGGCGAGAGCGTGGCCGCTGGCATGTGCTTGAGGAGGTGTCTCGCTTTACCCATGAAGAACAGCGCTGGTGGTATGTCGACGGCACGCCCACGCTAACGCGCTTAAAGCCGCGCCGTAATGACCCGTGCCTATGTGGTAGCGGGCGTAAATTGAAGGTATGTTGCGGTGAATAG
- a CDS encoding ABC transporter ATP-binding protein, translating to MITTPALSVRSLSVNFGSNCVVNNLSFDVYPGKTTAIVGESGSGKSVTSLAIMRLVEYMNAEITQGSIHFCRDAEGHQTQDLAQLSDKAMRKIRGKEIAMIFQEPMTSLNPVYTIGDQITEVLVLHEKHTKATAQAEAVKLLKLVRLADAEALLKRYPHQLSGGMRQRVMIAMALACRPKVLVADEPTTALDVTIQAQILTIMRDLQQELGMAVIFITHDMGVVAEMADQVVVMRHGEKVEEAAVEEIFANPQHPYTQALLAAVPTLGSMRGEPLPRMDPLVEFKANAAVTRGESKTQDTARTDATPVVEVENLVTRFDIRKGFFGGISHRVHAVENVSFTIFPGETLALVGESGSGKSTIGRTIQQLQESTSGTIRFNGQAVADMSRAEKMRLRQEVQYIFQDPFASLDPRKTVGFSIAEPIRTHGLLHGTKAIRQRVDQLLERVGLSAEQADRYPHEFSGGQRQRVCIARALASKPKLIIADEALSALDVSIQAQIIHLLMELQQDEGLAYLFISHDMAVVEKMSHRVAVLHLGQVVELGGRQAVFDTPQHSYTRKLLNAVPVADPGHRRERVLLQGDILSPIRKVGDEPEHVPLVQVGCGHFVAQEADTDADARLAS from the coding sequence GTGATAACGACACCCGCGCTATCGGTTCGCTCCTTGAGCGTGAATTTTGGTTCTAACTGCGTTGTTAATAATCTAAGTTTTGATGTTTATCCTGGCAAGACAACCGCCATCGTAGGTGAGTCAGGTTCAGGAAAGTCGGTGACATCACTTGCCATCATGCGTTTAGTTGAATACATGAACGCTGAGATTACCCAAGGCTCGATACATTTTTGTCGCGATGCCGAGGGGCATCAAACGCAAGATCTCGCTCAGCTTTCCGATAAGGCGATGCGCAAGATACGTGGCAAGGAAATCGCCATGATCTTTCAAGAGCCGATGACGTCGCTGAACCCGGTTTATACTATCGGTGACCAAATTACCGAAGTGCTCGTCCTGCATGAAAAACACACCAAGGCTACTGCTCAAGCTGAGGCGGTCAAACTGCTTAAGTTGGTGCGCTTGGCCGATGCAGAAGCCCTGCTGAAGCGCTACCCTCATCAGCTGTCGGGCGGCATGCGCCAGCGGGTAATGATCGCCATGGCTTTGGCGTGCCGACCCAAGGTGCTGGTAGCCGATGAGCCTACCACTGCGCTGGACGTGACGATTCAAGCCCAGATTCTTACCATCATGCGCGACCTTCAGCAGGAGCTGGGGATGGCGGTTATCTTCATTACGCATGATATGGGCGTAGTGGCAGAGATGGCTGACCAAGTCGTGGTCATGCGTCATGGCGAAAAGGTCGAAGAAGCCGCAGTGGAGGAGATATTTGCCAATCCACAGCATCCCTACACTCAAGCCCTGCTCGCGGCAGTGCCCACGCTGGGGAGTATGCGAGGTGAACCGCTGCCACGAATGGACCCTTTGGTTGAATTTAAGGCGAATGCGGCGGTTACGCGGGGTGAAAGCAAAACGCAGGATACCGCCAGAACCGATGCCACTCCGGTGGTAGAGGTGGAAAACCTAGTGACTCGCTTTGATATTCGTAAGGGTTTCTTTGGCGGCATTAGCCATCGAGTGCATGCGGTAGAAAATGTCAGTTTCACTATTTTTCCTGGTGAAACGCTGGCGCTAGTCGGTGAGTCAGGCTCTGGAAAATCGACTATCGGACGCACTATTCAGCAGTTGCAGGAAAGTACCAGCGGCACGATACGCTTTAATGGTCAGGCGGTAGCAGACATGTCGCGCGCCGAAAAAATGCGCCTACGCCAGGAAGTGCAGTACATCTTTCAAGACCCGTTCGCCTCCTTAGATCCACGCAAAACGGTGGGCTTTTCGATTGCTGAGCCGATCCGCACCCATGGTTTGCTGCACGGTACAAAAGCGATACGCCAGCGGGTCGATCAACTGTTAGAACGCGTGGGCTTAAGCGCAGAGCAGGCTGATCGCTATCCTCACGAGTTTTCGGGCGGCCAGCGGCAGCGAGTCTGCATCGCGCGCGCCTTGGCATCCAAGCCTAAGCTGATCATTGCAGACGAAGCGCTGTCTGCACTAGACGTGTCAATTCAGGCGCAGATTATCCATCTGCTCATGGAGCTGCAGCAAGACGAAGGCTTGGCCTATCTATTCATTAGCCATGACATGGCGGTGGTGGAAAAAATGAGCCATCGCGTAGCAGTGCTGCACCTAGGCCAAGTGGTTGAGCTGGGTGGGCGTCAAGCGGTATTCGATACACCCCAGCACTCTTACACCCGCAAACTCTTGAACGCCGTGCCAGTGGCGGACCCTGGTCATCGGCGAGAACGAGTGTTGCTACAAGGCGATATTCTCAGCCCCATTCGCAAGGTCGGTGATGAGCCTGAGCATGTGCCGTTAGTGCAGGTGGGCTGCGGTCATTTTGTTGCTCAAGAGGCCGACACTGACGCGGACGCGCGTTTGGCATCATAG
- a CDS encoding ABC transporter substrate-binding protein encodes MQKPNKLKTKTVLNSVIASLALSVAFSASAQAGSLTIASPQDPGTWDPIDTFLVNWASVATNIFDGLTYRGPDLELVPGLATEWEELDDGTRIRFTLREGVTFHNGEPFNAQAVKFTFDRLLGEEGSRGPQRSNYTAIESVEVIDDHTVDFHLNELDPVLLTKLAGYGAMIVPPAYLEEHGDEYFNTHPVGTGPFKVVAYNPREDIQLEAFADHWGGAPKLEKVTYRFISEPSTAVAELQAGRVDIVIPPTIPIGMIDTIKNHDGVSIVSVPSPTVEAIRFNTQSGITADERVRKALIMAVDRQAIIDAILAGEGEMIASFQGAQSFGHDPDMEPLPYDPQQARQLLDDAGIESGATVQIDVRGNDATFAEVAQVVASYLQTVGVTASIQPYETNVLLNDIIPAGRTGEMFQQKWGGWTFDFDNTAYLMYHSGERWNPYDSDPELDEMLEAQRSISDQDEREELLQAIARYTQDRALEMPLYSINALYGVNDRVENFEPAPDNRMRLTDVDVAD; translated from the coding sequence ATGCAAAAACCTAACAAGCTAAAAACTAAAACGGTGCTCAATAGCGTGATTGCGAGCCTGGCATTAAGCGTTGCCTTTTCTGCATCGGCACAAGCGGGTTCATTAACTATCGCATCACCCCAGGACCCTGGCACCTGGGATCCTATCGATACTTTTCTAGTCAACTGGGCGTCGGTTGCCACCAATATTTTCGATGGCTTAACGTATCGCGGACCTGATTTGGAGCTGGTGCCCGGCCTTGCTACCGAGTGGGAGGAGCTGGATGACGGCACCCGTATTCGTTTCACGCTGCGCGAAGGCGTCACCTTCCATAACGGCGAACCCTTCAATGCGCAGGCGGTAAAGTTCACCTTTGATCGTCTACTGGGCGAGGAAGGTTCGCGAGGGCCGCAGCGTTCTAACTACACGGCGATTGAAAGCGTAGAAGTCATTGATGATCACACCGTTGACTTCCATCTCAATGAGCTGGACCCGGTGTTATTAACCAAGCTTGCTGGTTACGGAGCAATGATCGTACCGCCTGCTTACCTGGAAGAGCATGGCGACGAGTATTTCAATACTCATCCCGTTGGCACTGGCCCCTTCAAGGTGGTGGCGTACAACCCTCGTGAGGATATCCAGCTTGAGGCCTTTGCCGACCATTGGGGCGGCGCGCCGAAGCTTGAAAAAGTGACCTATCGCTTTATTTCTGAACCCTCCACCGCGGTAGCTGAGCTGCAGGCGGGGCGTGTTGATATCGTCATACCACCGACTATTCCTATTGGTATGATCGATACGATCAAAAATCACGACGGTGTGAGCATTGTCAGCGTACCTTCACCGACCGTGGAAGCGATTCGCTTTAACACCCAGTCAGGCATTACCGCCGATGAGCGCGTGCGCAAAGCCTTAATCATGGCCGTCGACCGCCAGGCTATTATTGACGCTATTTTAGCTGGTGAAGGCGAGATGATTGCCAGCTTCCAGGGCGCCCAGTCGTTTGGTCATGACCCTGACATGGAACCGCTGCCCTATGATCCACAGCAGGCTCGCCAGCTGCTGGATGATGCCGGCATCGAGTCTGGCGCGACCGTACAGATTGATGTGCGTGGTAACGACGCGACCTTTGCCGAGGTGGCTCAAGTAGTGGCTTCCTACCTGCAGACCGTCGGCGTGACCGCCTCAATCCAGCCTTATGAAACCAATGTGCTGCTTAACGACATTATTCCCGCAGGGCGTACGGGTGAGATGTTCCAGCAAAAGTGGGGTGGTTGGACGTTCGATTTCGATAATACTGCCTACCTGATGTACCACAGCGGCGAGCGCTGGAATCCTTACGACAGCGACCCTGAATTAGATGAAATGCTAGAAGCTCAGCGCAGTATTTCAGACCAGGATGAGCGTGAAGAGCTGCTTCAGGCGATTGCACGCTATACCCAAGACCGCGCGCTGGAAATGCCGCTGTACAGCATTAATGCCTTGTACGGTGTGAACGACCGCGTCGAGAACTTTGAGCCTGCTCCGGATAACCGTATGCGCCTGACCGACGTCGATGTCGCTGACTGA